A genomic window from Candidatus Andeanibacterium colombiense includes:
- a CDS encoding MFS transporter, with product MSDASAIAAHQPSAQEIRLVIAASSAGTVFEWYDFFIYGTLAAMIGKAFFPADNETLQMLLVWAGFAVGFGFRPLGAVLFGFLGDRLGRKYTFLVTVGLMGIATAAIGFIPPASSIGLAAPLIVLTLRIMQGLALGGEYGGATIYVSEHCAPEKRGWYTSFIQASVVGGFVLSVAMVLVCRISLSPEDFAAWGWRIPFVSSIAMLAISLWMRLKLSESPVFKAMKAANRTAKNPFKESFTYPGNKKRIFVALFGVTGSLTTIFYASFFSSLSFLKGPMRIDATTVEALVLAAAPVIMGVFLWVGRWSDRVGRKKPILLGNALILLTLFPAYWLLGSIANPGLQASAHAAPVTVAGPNCDYDPFANTQKTECGRLIADLTADGIPYALTASPVLTLTAGAKAIPLGGFDWNDGAARKAALQSALAASGYDFSVQHPDLLHKLGIAAVLAWFGILSAFNYGSVAALLSEMFPARIRYSSMSIPYHIGAGYFGGFLPVIAGYIVARTGDAYAGLWYTWAFVLIALIVGWWGIPSGPPKDFSEPETA from the coding sequence ATGTCGGACGCGAGCGCAATCGCCGCCCATCAACCGAGCGCGCAGGAAATCCGCCTGGTCATTGCCGCATCGAGCGCGGGCACGGTGTTCGAATGGTACGATTTCTTCATCTACGGCACGCTCGCGGCAATGATCGGCAAGGCGTTCTTCCCGGCCGATAACGAGACGCTGCAAATGCTGCTGGTGTGGGCCGGCTTCGCGGTCGGGTTCGGCTTCCGTCCGCTCGGCGCGGTGCTGTTCGGCTTTCTCGGCGACCGGCTGGGCCGCAAATATACCTTCCTTGTCACGGTCGGCCTGATGGGCATCGCGACCGCCGCGATCGGCTTCATTCCCCCCGCGTCGAGCATCGGCCTCGCCGCGCCGCTGATCGTGCTCACGCTGCGGATCATGCAGGGCCTCGCGCTCGGCGGGGAATATGGCGGGGCGACGATCTACGTCTCCGAACATTGCGCGCCCGAGAAGCGCGGCTGGTACACCAGCTTCATCCAGGCCAGCGTGGTTGGCGGCTTCGTGCTCAGCGTCGCGATGGTCCTCGTCTGCCGGATCAGCCTGTCGCCCGAGGATTTTGCCGCCTGGGGCTGGCGCATCCCGTTCGTCAGTTCGATCGCGATGCTCGCGATCTCGCTATGGATGCGGTTGAAACTCAGCGAAAGCCCGGTGTTCAAGGCGATGAAGGCCGCCAACCGGACCGCGAAGAACCCGTTCAAGGAAAGCTTCACCTATCCGGGTAACAAGAAGCGCATCTTCGTCGCCCTGTTCGGCGTGACCGGCAGCCTGACGACGATCTTCTACGCCTCGTTCTTCTCCAGCCTGTCGTTCCTCAAGGGGCCGATGCGGATCGACGCGACCACGGTCGAGGCGCTCGTGCTGGCTGCGGCGCCGGTGATCATGGGCGTGTTCCTGTGGGTCGGCCGCTGGTCGGACAGGGTCGGGCGCAAGAAACCTATCCTGCTCGGCAATGCGCTGATCCTGTTGACCCTGTTCCCGGCCTACTGGCTGCTCGGCAGCATCGCCAATCCCGGCCTGCAGGCTTCCGCTCATGCCGCGCCGGTCACGGTGGCCGGGCCGAACTGCGACTACGATCCCTTCGCCAACACGCAGAAGACCGAATGCGGCAGGCTGATCGCGGATTTGACCGCGGACGGCATCCCCTACGCGCTGACCGCTTCGCCCGTGCTCACCCTCACGGCCGGCGCGAAGGCGATCCCGCTGGGCGGCTTCGACTGGAACGACGGCGCCGCGCGCAAAGCCGCGCTGCAAAGCGCGCTGGCGGCGAGCGGTTATGATTTCTCGGTCCAGCACCCTGACCTTCTGCACAAGCTCGGGATCGCCGCGGTGCTGGCATGGTTCGGGATCCTCTCGGCATTCAATTACGGCTCGGTCGCGGCGCTGCTGTCGGAGATGTTCCCGGCTCGGATCCGCTACAGCTCGATGTCGATCCCCTACCATATCGGTGCGGGCTATTTCGGGGGTTTTCTGCCGGTGATCGCCGGGTATATCGTCGCGCGGACGGGCGACGCCTACGCCGGGCTGTGGTACACATGGGCCTTCGTGCTGATCGCGCTTATCGTGGGCTGGTGGGGTATTCCCTCCGGTCCGCCCAAAGATTTTAGCGAGCCTGAAACTGCCTGA
- the alr gene encoding alanine racemase, whose amino-acid sequence MSGAAKAAAVVKSNSYGLGIGQALPVLLEAGAREFFIARWNEIAGILRHVAPEQVGVFHGPRSAEHAAYARAAGVRPVINSLEQARHWIDAGGGACHLMVDTGINRLGIAMGQIGDPLLARLDIDILMSHLASADEDVALNAVQRARFGEACAAIAAKRRSLSNSAGIALGPDYAFDLTRPGVALYGGVPCPELAGTIRQVAYPQAAIIQVRELQSGDIVGYNAQFTAQAPMRVGVVSLGYADGFMRSWSARGALQYGEARLPLLGKVSMDMVVVDLAAAPQLAEGDWLDVPYYLPDAAIASGLSQYELLTVLGSRFTRQPAPSAG is encoded by the coding sequence ATGTCCGGCGCGGCAAAGGCGGCCGCGGTGGTCAAGTCCAACAGCTATGGGCTCGGGATCGGGCAAGCGCTTCCGGTGCTGCTCGAAGCGGGCGCGCGCGAATTCTTCATCGCCCGCTGGAACGAGATCGCCGGCATCTTGCGCCATGTCGCGCCCGAGCAGGTCGGGGTGTTCCACGGTCCGCGCTCGGCCGAGCATGCCGCCTACGCCCGTGCGGCCGGGGTGCGGCCGGTGATCAACAGCCTCGAACAGGCGCGCCACTGGATCGATGCCGGCGGGGGCGCGTGCCATCTGATGGTCGATACCGGGATAAACCGGCTCGGCATCGCGATGGGCCAGATCGGCGATCCGCTGCTCGCCCGGCTCGATATAGACATCCTCATGTCGCACCTCGCATCGGCGGACGAGGATGTCGCTTTGAACGCCGTCCAGCGTGCCCGCTTCGGCGAGGCCTGCGCGGCGATTGCGGCAAAGCGCCGCAGCCTGTCGAACAGCGCCGGCATCGCGCTCGGTCCGGACTATGCGTTCGATCTCACCCGTCCGGGGGTCGCGCTCTATGGCGGCGTGCCGTGCCCCGAACTGGCCGGAACGATCCGCCAGGTCGCTTACCCGCAGGCCGCGATCATCCAGGTCCGCGAACTGCAATCCGGCGACATTGTCGGCTACAATGCGCAGTTCACCGCGCAGGCGCCGATGCGGGTCGGGGTGGTGTCGCTCGGCTATGCCGACGGCTTCATGCGCAGCTGGAGCGCGCGGGGCGCGCTTCAATATGGCGAGGCGCGGCTGCCGCTGCTCGGCAAGGTCTCGATGGACATGGTGGTGGTCGATCTGGCCGCCGCGCCGCAGCTGGCGGAAGGCGACTGGCTCGACGTGCCTTATTACCTGCCCGATGCTGCAATTGCGAGCGGGCTGTCCCAATATGAACTGCTTACCGTGCTCGGTTCGCGCTTCACCCGGCAACCCGCGCCTTCCGCCGGCTGA
- a CDS encoding iron-sulfur cluster assembly scaffold protein has protein sequence MASAEKLYTPELLALTLRLADYPWREDFSHTGEARSKSCGSTLAMGLDLDGDGNIARIGLKARACAVGQASIAIFADAAGGHDRAAIASARDAMIAWLAGSGPLPDWPGIAALEPAQSYPARHGAIMLPWEAALAALSQVPATG, from the coding sequence ATGGCCTCCGCCGAAAAGCTCTATACGCCCGAACTGCTGGCGCTCACCCTGCGCCTGGCCGACTATCCGTGGCGAGAGGATTTCAGCCACACTGGCGAAGCCCGCTCGAAGAGCTGTGGCAGCACGCTCGCGATGGGTCTCGATCTGGACGGTGACGGAAACATCGCGCGGATCGGGTTGAAGGCCCGCGCCTGCGCGGTCGGGCAGGCCAGCATCGCGATCTTCGCCGATGCCGCGGGGGGGCATGACCGGGCGGCGATCGCAAGCGCGCGCGACGCGATGATCGCGTGGCTCGCCGGTTCCGGCCCGCTGCCCGACTGGCCAGGCATTGCGGCGCTCGAACCCGCGCAATCCTATCCCGCGCGCCACGGAGCGATCATGCTGCCGTGGGAAGCCGCGCTGGCGGCTCTTTCGCAAGTCCCCGCGACCGGTTAG
- a CDS encoding CvpA family protein yields MTGFDIIVLIIVGVGAVGGFLRGFVQEVLSLAAWILALFAIHYLHTPLTDFLSKNVGELPGSALMAFALLLLIPYAGMKLIAGRFGEHARNSILGPIDRVLGFGFGAVKGGIVVVMAFSLLVLGYDSVWGISGRPPWIINARTYPAVNAGSDALVQMIDSRRRDVQASDAGLADR; encoded by the coding sequence ATGACCGGCTTCGACATCATCGTCCTGATCATTGTCGGAGTGGGTGCCGTCGGCGGGTTCCTGCGCGGCTTCGTCCAGGAAGTCCTGTCGCTCGCCGCCTGGATTCTCGCGCTGTTCGCGATCCATTATCTCCATACGCCGTTGACCGATTTCCTTTCGAAGAACGTCGGCGAACTGCCCGGCTCCGCGCTGATGGCCTTCGCACTGCTGCTGCTCATCCCCTATGCGGGGATGAAGCTGATCGCCGGGCGGTTCGGTGAGCACGCGCGCAATTCGATCCTCGGCCCGATCGATCGGGTGCTCGGCTTCGGCTTCGGCGCGGTGAAGGGCGGGATCGTGGTGGTGATGGCTTTCTCGCTGCTGGTGCTCGGCTACGATTCGGTCTGGGGGATTTCCGGCCGTCCGCCGTGGATCATCAACGCGCGGACCTATCCGGCGGTCAATGCCGGGTCCGATGCGCTGGTGCAGATGATCGACAGCCGCCGCCGCGACGTGCAGGCGAGCGACGCCGGCCTCGCCGACCGCTGA
- the phaR gene encoding polyhydroxyalkanoate synthesis repressor PhaR, whose product MAKGEGSAGDPVIIKKYANRRLYNTSSSSYITLDDLSKMTREGVEFQVLDAKTGTDITHQILTQIIMEEEASGAEQMLPISFLRQLIAMYGNSMQAMMPHYLEASMENFHANQRKLEDMFKGSIGGNAFAKMAETNMAMFKAAASAFMPNAGGGEAEETAEPAKKGEDDLDALRAQMAAMQKKLDSLGS is encoded by the coding sequence ATGGCGAAGGGCGAAGGTAGTGCGGGAGATCCCGTAATCATCAAGAAATACGCCAATCGTCGGCTCTACAATACCTCCTCATCCAGCTACATCACGCTGGACGATCTTTCCAAGATGACCCGTGAAGGCGTGGAATTCCAGGTGCTCGACGCGAAGACCGGCACCGATATTACGCACCAGATCCTGACCCAGATCATCATGGAGGAAGAAGCCAGCGGGGCCGAGCAGATGCTCCCGATCAGCTTCCTGCGCCAATTGATCGCGATGTACGGCAACTCGATGCAGGCGATGATGCCGCATTATCTCGAAGCCTCGATGGAGAATTTCCACGCCAACCAGCGCAAGCTGGAGGATATGTTCAAGGGCAGCATCGGCGGCAATGCTTTCGCCAAGATGGCCGAAACCAACATGGCGATGTTCAAGGCTGCCGCCAGCGCCTTCATGCCCAATGCCGGCGGCGGGGAAGCCGAGGAAACGGCCGAGCCGGCGAAGAAGGGCGAGGACGATCTGGACGCCTTGCGCGCGCAGATGGCGGCGATGCAGAAGAAGCTGGATTCGCTGGGAAGCTGA